In Bactrocera oleae isolate idBacOlea1 chromosome 5, idBacOlea1, whole genome shotgun sequence, a genomic segment contains:
- the LOC106617170 gene encoding uncharacterized protein yields the protein MLKWTASAQKLNQLTPNIKTATTSIRTPHPLAETKRRRRRATISNKENIPYTSTPMVERERNSPLVLSPLTDILNVTPKHMSPLMEHTPGRIQSTSVASRPLPNRRHSTVGLFLHPAPTYASTLPHFEEEYSPSTALPTGQQVALRGLLPDPFISNLRYFNTPELAKRKQKENQEKLKGAGKSLPRKLEADFAEIAKECVEEKLTKRINSESHSAGMSDQTLDKLIDAILDSARKDEKKKVKPRKSFNLRRRTLLKNQAEQKVSELVLSPSYAAGEDPASDLSFNFIDQRPKDVMKTESTTKSPLTPAPATPPPGTPISTDILQKMPTPAFTSISRTDANPAYQRHYLRSNLSRERLDHTFQLETPVRLPMQRKRQRRKTLAVPIGSTKRLKTSGTNYFEVGLALPSIYV from the coding sequence atgctaaAGTGGACGGCATCAGCGCAGAAGCTGAACCAGCTTACACCAAACATCAAAACGGCTACAACATCGATACGAACTCCGCATCCATTAGCGGAGACCAAGCGTCGACGGCGACGTGCAACCATTAGTAACAAGGAGAACATACCATATACGTCAACTCCAATGGTGGAGAGAGAGCGTAATAGCCCTTTGGTGCTTTCTCCATTAACGGATATTTTGAACGTCACACCAAAACACATGTCGCCTTTAATGGAGCATACGCCAGGACGAATTCAAAGCACGAGTGTAGCTAGTCGCCCATTGCCAAACCGACGGCATTCAACAGTGGGTCTTTTTCTACATCCGGCACCGACTTACGCATCTACCTTGCCACACTTCGAAGAGGAATATTCACCGAGTACCGCGCTGCCGACCGGACAACAAGTAGCTCTAAGGGGACTACTGCCAGATCCCTTTATAAGCAATTTACGTTACTTCAACACACCCGAATTGGCAAAACGGAAACAAAAGGAAAACCAAGAGAAGCTAAAGGGCGCCGGAAAATCATTGCCTAGAAAGCTGGAAGCCGATTTTGCTGAGATCGCAAAAGAATGTGTCGAGGAAAAGTTAACGAAGCGCATAAACAGCGAGTCACATTCAGCCGGTATGAGCGACCAAACTCTGGACAAATTAATTGATGCTATTCTAGACTCGGCTCGTAAGGATGAGAAGAAGAAGGTGAAACCACGCAAGTCCTTTAACCTGCGTCGTCGCACGCTACTCAAAAATCAAGCCGAACAAAAAGTCAGTGAATTGGTTCTTTCACCGTCCTATGCTGCAGGCGAAGATCCAGCGAGTGATCTCAGCTTTAACTTCATCGACCAGAGGCCAAAGGATGTGATGAAAACAGAGAGCACCACCAAATCACCACTTACTCCGGCTCCAGCAACTCCTCCACCAGGCACGCCAATATCGACGGATATTCTTCAAAAAATGCCCACGCCCGCATTTACAAGTATTTCGAGAACCGATGCTAACCCTGCCTACCAACGTCATTACCTGCGCTCAAACTTAAGTAGAGAACGATTGGACCACACCTTTCAGTTGGAGACGCCCGTGCGACTGCCGATGCAAAGAAAGCGACAACGGCGTAAAACGTTAGCAGTGCCAATCGGTAGTACGAAACGTTTGAAAACTTCAGGCACCAACTATTTCGAGGTGGGGTTGGCGTTGCCCTCAatctatgtataa